A genome region from Bemisia tabaci chromosome 3, PGI_BMITA_v3 includes the following:
- the LOC109030659 gene encoding uncharacterized protein, producing the protein MHKYSLFILAIASNVFIRFPGADAAFWNVTIYEDPSFRKKLEDLHGDSCKNVKANHHDKASSINTHDTCVKIWKELDCTGDKQEVKPGSQFHWKLSELGFDNVLSSIGPC; encoded by the exons ATGCACAAGTACAGCCTCTTCATCTTAGCAATTGCTAGCAATGTCTTTATAC GCTTTCCGGGAGCCGATGCTGCCTTTTGGAATGTGACAATTTACGAAGATCCCTCCTTTCGTAAAAAACTCGAAGACTTACACGGAGACAGTTGCAAAAATGTAAAAGCAAATCATCATGACAAAGCCTCCTCCATCAACACCCATGACACTTGcgtcaaaatttggaaagagcTCGATTGCACCGGTGACAAGCAGGAGGTGAAACCTGGCagtcaattccactggaaactCAGTGAACTCGGTTTTGACAACGTGTTGTCTTCCATTGGACCTTGCTGA